A region from the Acyrthosiphon pisum isolate AL4f chromosome A1, pea_aphid_22Mar2018_4r6ur, whole genome shotgun sequence genome encodes:
- the LOC100568670 gene encoding plexin A3: protein MKYPGKVESGGRQITCESNYLESVNSSLSSMVYFATSMNGVPLAFDDKSDHYLDFTVPRNACVTENQLGPSDECKVCLWDDDVYRYYCQWCPKNNPCTGSYQKCDVRRLDDPGHVASVKDVLIQCPEVRIESISPRYGSWAGGTEIQIVISNHRTLAEDKVTVIKVADSRCLLPTVSMDGTAVTCTISPTNTSALNQGPVEVTYKSEKNKLLPTFTLRSNQSFYFVEPVITSVWPLCGPTTGGTKITIRGRFMDAGNTVRVYMRDNITCAVQSRTTNEVICITGASNSTATSAVRVEFDHYLNKYVHDSPFVYTSTPALDGGQTFRGIASGGTRLPVLGQNFACIRNPLVHVSYNGIQYTGGCVVENNTYLLCTAPTINRPAPHQVTALKFGFQADYNDTIVKMQPPTGTPDYTLYPDPVYIDFDTDGRTVNVYGLNMDQGYDHDADLNSPVPQHRHPVQRHVRGTRSNRVPAAQTAVVQGPPRRSFKRRRNDR, encoded by the coding sequence ATGAAATACCCTGGAAAAGTGGAAAGTGGTGGGCGGCAGATAACGTGCGAGTCCAACTACTTGGAGTCCGTGAATTCGTCTCTGTCATCGATGGTTTACTTCGCGACCTCCATGAACGGCGTCCCGTTGGCGTTTGACGACAAGAGTGACCACTACTTAGACTTCACGGTGCCCCGGAACGCGTGTGTCACCGAAAACCAGCTAGGGCCAAGTGACGAGTGCAAGGTGTGCCTTTGGGACGACGACGTGTACCGGTACTACTGCCAGTGGTGTCCCAAGAACAACCCGTGCACCGGATCGTACCAGAAATGCGACGTCCGCCGGCTGGACGACCCTGGTCACGTAGCATCGGTGAAAGACGTTCTGATCCAATGTCCAGAGGTCCGGATCGAGTCCATCTCCCCACGTTACGGGTCGTGGGCTGGAGGAACGGAAATACAGATCGTCATTAGCAATCACCGGACGCTGGCCGAGGATAAGGTGACCGTGATCAAGGTGGCCGATAGCCGATGCCTGCTGCCCACCGTGTCCATGGATGGTACGGCCGTCACGTGCACCATTTCGCCGACCAATACGAGTGCACTGAATCAGGGTCCGGTGGAGGTGACGTATAAGTCGGAAAAAAACAAGTTGCTGCCCACGTTCACGCTCCGGTCCAATCAGAGTTTCTACTTCGTTGAGCCGGTAATAACGAGCGTGTGGCCGTTGTGCGGCCCGACGACCGGCGGCACTAAGATCACGATCCGTGGCCGGTTCATGGACGCCGGCAACACTGTTCGTGTGTACATGCGGGACAACATCACGTGCGCGGTGCAGTCACGGACCACAAACGAGGTGATATGCATAACAGGTGCCAGCAACAGCACGGCCACTAGTGCGGTCCGTGTCGAGTTCGACCACTACCTGAACAAGTACGTGCACGATTCTCCTTTCGTGTACACGTCCACGCCGGCTTTGGACGGTGGCCAGACGTTCCGGGGCATAGCGTCCGGTGGCACAAGGCTTCCGGTACTTGGCCAGAACTTTGCGTGCATCCGCAACCCACTGGTACACGTGTCGTACAATGGCATTCAGTACACGGGTGGGTGCGTGGTGGAAAATAACACGTACTTGCTATGCACGGCGCCGACCATCAACCGGCCCGCACCGCACCAGGTGACTGCGCTGAAGTTCGGCTTCCAGGCCGACTATAACGACACTATCGTCAAGATGCAGCCGCCGACCGGCACGCCCGACTACACGCTGTACCCGGACCCTGTGTACATCGACTTTGACACGGACGGACGTACTGTTAACGTCTACGGCCTGAACATGGACCAAGGTTACGACCATGATGCTGACCTGAACAGTCCTGTTCCACAACACAGGCATCCCGTGCAACGTCACGTCCGTGGAACAAGATCGAATCGTGTGCCGGCCGCCCAAACGGCTGTCGTTCAAGGACCACCACGGCGGTCGTTCAAGCGAAGGCGAAATGATCGATGA
- the LOC100167195 gene encoding uncharacterized protein LOC100167195 isoform X2 encodes MFVIRSIKFWHNWKSLSLNQFIFLIIILQMHEVLAETDLLGTTTTNGITTINGTMCKKRWTCSSCTEATIPLCSWLDAKKMCVDNTAVKEQGRMVVTNGSSCPKFSVNNRVNASDDHQIITDSVTVNDTKTFPSYQPSGSSPSSNDSSPVHPTLDDGQVFGGVKSGGTNFWVHGQYFSGLRKVKYCVKNRYCCSTYCDVRNDTHMVCPTLRFTSDQKKEYLRFYAQKSNGIEYELELPDLDYHRYHDPEFTDYVLGGCCNVTLHGRHLDKGFNAEDLSIIVVGENSSFPCQITSLDSDQIICKVSQPSSSRLGPLTKQINIMVGDNLKVVRQSKQKYSYYKSPSTQILWPGVVTIGAYVSFIAVLCFALVFFRAKKDYDLLHLHGRQHLAEIRPLDEQNPNDYDDNGKPENMLLVPT; translated from the exons ATGTTTGTTATCAGAAGTATTAAATTTTGGCATAATTGGAAGAGTTTATCGTTGAATCAATTTATATTCCTAATCATCAta TTGCAGATGCACGAGGTTCTTGCAGAGACTGATTTGTTGGGCACTACAACCACGAACGGAATAACGACCATAAACGGAACTATGTGCAAGAAGCGATGGACATGCTCGTCGTGTACAGAAGCAACGATACCACTATGTAGCTGGTTGGATGCCAAAAAAATGTGCGTGGACAATACAGCGGTAAAAGAGCAAGGCCGGATGGTGGTCACCAACGGGTCGTCCTGTCCAAAGTTTTCAGTCAACAATAGGGTCAACGCATCGGATGACCACCAGATTATAACGGATTCGGTTACGGTTAATGACACGAAAACATTTCCATCATACCAGCCTTCCGGCAGCAGTCCATCGAGTAACGACAGTTCTCCGGTCCATCCGACATTGGACGACGGCCAAGTGTTTGGTGGTGTGAAGTCCGGCGGCACCAATTTTTGGGTGCATGGTCAATATTTTTCCGGTTTGCGGAAAGTGAAGTATTGTGTCAAAAATAGATACTGCTGCAGTACATATTGTGATGTCCGTAACGACACGCATATGGTTTGTCCGACTCTTAGGTTTACCAGCGATCAGAAAAAAGAGTATTTGAGGTTTTACGCTCAAAAATCTAACGGAATAGAGTATGAGCTCGAGTTACCCGATTTAGATTACCATCGATATCACGATCCGGAGTTCACGGACTACGTGCTTGGCGGTTGCTGCAACGTTACCTTACATGGTCGACACCTGGACAAAGGTTTCAACGCTGAGGACTTATCCATTATAGTGGTAGGCGAAAACTCGTCCTTTCCTTGCCAGATCACTTCGTTGGACAGCGACCAGATCATTTGTAAGGTGTCGCAGCCATCGTCATCTCGATTAGGCCCACTGACGAAACAGATCAATATCATGGTAGGCGACAATCTGAAGGTCGTTAGGCAGTCGAAACAAAAATACAGTTATTACAAAAGTCCATCTACCCAGATCTTATGGCCGGGTGTCGTCACTATAGGCGCGTACGTTTCTTTCATTGCGGTTCTATGTTTTGCCCTCGTATTTTTTAGGGCCAAAAAGGACTATGACCTATTACATTTACATGGTCGCCAGCATCTCGCAGAAATTCGACCACTGGACGAACAAAATCCCAATGATTACGACGACAATGGCAAACCTGAAAATATGTTGTTGGTACCTACGTGA
- the LOC100165920 gene encoding ADP/ATP translocase 4 translates to MFGLNTFYLKFLLSNIKHKDDGWSHTTLSLISGGLSGATTLCMFYPLLFCQTHLAAHVGPLVDREYTGLLDCIQKTVHTNGVRALYTGFAIAANGMVINKAIYFGAYYSFNKTILDHSNSLVSIDEKDTKLPFWIRFGTAQVSTYLSQLFSYPLDTIGRMLIVQTAQEEKLYLNARDCFTKLWKSQGISGLYRGMLPNMIRSSGSALILVLHDEFKWILSKMGLFGEKIQDD, encoded by the exons ATGTTTGGACTTAACACGTTTTACCTAAAATTTCTTTTGagcaatattaaacataaagaTGATGGATGGAGCCATACTACTTTGAGTCTAATATCTGGCGGATTATCCGGTGCAACCACATTATGCATGTTCTATCCACTTCTTTTCTGTCAAACTCATTTAGCTGCCCATGTTGGACCATTGGTTGACCGTGAATATACTGGATTACTggattgtatacaaaaaaccgTGCATACAAATGGTGTTCGAGCTTTGTATACTG GATTTGCTATTGCAGCCAATGGAATGGTCATAAACAAGGCTATTTACTTTGGAgcttattatagttttaacaaaACTATTCTAGATCATAGTAATAGTCTAGTTTCTATTGACGAAAAAGATACAAAGTTACCATTTTGGATACGGTTTGGAACCGCACAG gtTTCCACTTACTTATCACAATTATTCAGTTATCCTCTTGACACAATTGGCAGAATGTTAATAGTTCAAACTGCAcaagaagaaaaattatatctaaatgCCAGAGACTGTTTTACTAAACTATGGAAATCTCAGGGTATATCAGGCTTGTATCGAGGAATGTTGCCTAATATGATTCGATCAAGTGGTTCAGCTCTAATTCTTGTGCTGCACGATGAATTCAAATGGATACTGAGTAAAATGGGTTTATTTGGAGAAAAAATTCAAGACGATTAA